Proteins encoded within one genomic window of Manis pentadactyla isolate mManPen7 chromosome 4, mManPen7.hap1, whole genome shotgun sequence:
- the LOC118911250 gene encoding WASH complex subunit 5-like, with product MYQSTHIPIPKFTPVDESVTFIGRLCREILRITDPKALLADIEAHYQDPSLPYPKEDNALLYEITAYLEAAGIHNPLNKIYITTRRLPYFPVVNFLFLISQLPKLQYNKNLGMVCRKPADPWIGRRLFWDCSPC from the exons ATGTACCAGTCCACTCACATTCCGATACCAAAGTTTACACCTGTGGATGAGTCTGTCACATTTATTGGTCGGCTCTGCAGAGAAATCTTGCGGATCACAGACCCAAA GGCTCTCCTAGCGGACATCGAAGCCCACTATCAGGACCCTTCACTGCCTTACCCCAAAGAAGATAACGCACTCTTATACGAGATCACAGCCTATCTGGAGGCAGCTGGCATTCACAACCCACTGAATAAG ATATACATAACAACAAGGCGCTTACCCTATTTCCCAGTTGTCAACTTTCTGTTTTTGATCTCCCAGTTGCCAAAACTTCAGTACAACAAAAACCTAG GAATGGTCTGCCGGAAGCCTGCCGACCCGTGGATTGGCCGCCGCTTGTTCTGGGACTGCTCACCCTGCTGA